The sequence below is a genomic window from Blastococcus sp. Marseille-P5729.
GCGGCCGCCGGCAGAACCCACCGTCGTGATCGCATCGGTGACCCGCGCGATCGATGAGTCGATGCCCCACCTCTGCGCAAGCTGCTCGAGAGCCACCGGGTCGGCCGGGGCGGAGGGCAGTGCCGGATCCGCGTCGATGGCGAGGTCGCGGCGCACCGCGACGACGTCGCGGGCGGCGTCGAGGTAGTCGGCAGCCGCGATGAGATTCGCCCGCTGCGCGGGCTTCATCGGCCCCGGCTCGCCGGAGACGGCGGCTTCGCGCAGTGCATCGATATCCCCGTAGTGGGCGAGCAGCGCTGCAGCGGACTTCTCGCCGATTCCCCGGACGCCGGGCAGCCCGTCGGAGCTGTCGCCGCGGAGCGTGGCGAAGTCGGCGTATTGACCGGCCCGGACGCCGTACTTGGCCATGAGCGCCGCGTCGTCGATCACCTCGAGGTTGGAGACCCCTCTCGCGGTGTACAGCACACGGACCCCGCGGTC
It includes:
- a CDS encoding 5'-3' exonuclease, whose translation is MTTMLLDSASLYYRAFYGVPATLAAPDGTPNNALRGFLDMIARLLHTHRPSGLIACLDNDWRPQFRVDAIASYKAHRVLDEATGVEDTPDDLAPQVPAILAALQALGICSVGVDGTEADDVIGTIAATGGPYDVVTGDRDLFQVIDDDRGVRVLYTARGVSNLEVIDDAALMAKYGVRAGQYADFATLRGDSSDGLPGVRGIGEKSAAALLAHYGDIDALREAAVSGEPGPMKPAQRANLIAAADYLDAARDVVAVRRDLAIDADPALPSAPADPVALEQLAQRWGIDSSIARVTDAITTVGSAGGR